One part of the Gadus macrocephalus chromosome 8, ASM3116895v1 genome encodes these proteins:
- the LOC132463508 gene encoding transcription factor Jun-like — MPTKMEATFYDESVKAANSQHDGMTGGYGFNPKTLKQTMTLNLNDPKNYKPGLRSKAIDILTSPDVGLLKLASPELERLIIQSCTGLTTPTPTQFICPKNITDEQEGFADGFVRALAELHYQQMPNMSSDAQTNVPSAMGAVAQSASEEGGVQYSCTVRPEHPPEYTNLGTFSRAGGSASAPTGERQISSSNYPTAQSSQSRLEAQLAAQHARLQAFKEEPQTVPEMSGDSPPLSPIDMVSQERIKAERKRMRNRVAASKCRKRKLERISRLEDRVKNLKTQHTELVSSANVLRDELALLKQKVMDHVNSGCQLILTQQVGTY; from the coding sequence ATGCCTACCAAGATGGAAGCAACATTTTACGACGAGTCTGTAAAAGCCGCTAATTCTCAGCACGACGGGATGACGGGAGGGTACGGATTCAACCCGAAGACCCTCAAACAGACCATGACGTTGAACCTCAACGACCCAAAGAATTACAAACCCGGGCTCCGCTCCAAGGCCATCGACATCCTGACGTCTCCCGACGTCGGATTGCTGAAACTGGCCTCGCCTGAGTTGGAGAGACTAATCATCCAGTCGTGCACCGGGCTGACGACTCCCACCCCGACCCAGTTCATATGTCCCAAAAACATCACGGACGAGCAGGAGGGCTTCGCCGACGGGTTCGTCCGCGCCCTGGCAGAGCTCCACTACCAACAGATGCCCAACATGAGCTCCGACGCACAGACCAATGTGCCAAGCGCCATGGGCGCCGTGGCGCAGAGCGCGTCCGAGGAGGGCGGCGTACAATACAGCTGCACGGTGCGCCCCGAGCACCCACCGGAATATACCAACTTAGGCACTTTCAGTCGGGCTGGTGGCTCTGCGTCGGCACCTACTGGCGAAAGACAGATCTCCTCTTCGAACTATCCCACCGCGCAGTCCTCCCAGAGTCGACTCGAAGCCCAGCTGGCGGCGCAGCACGCACGGCTACAGGCGTTCAAAGAGGAGCCCCAGACGGTGCCCGAGATGTCCGGCGACTCCCCGCCGCTTTCGCCCATCGACATGGTGAGCCAGGAGCGGATCAAAGCCGAGAGGAAGCGCATGAGGAACAGAGTCGCGGCGTCCAAATGCCGGAAAAGGAAGTTGGAGAGGATCTCTAGGCTGGAGGACCGGGTGAAAAACCTTAAAACCCAACACACCGAGTTGGTGTCCTCCGCAAACGTGCTCCGGGACGAGCTGGCCCTGCTGAAG